A portion of the Calliphora vicina chromosome 5, idCalVici1.1, whole genome shotgun sequence genome contains these proteins:
- the LOC135960732 gene encoding mucin-5AC-like has product MVAIKTATVSSRLPGPSILKASKTADNGKPPPEKSPSKQPLIQAELRPNDSVVSFLNEKTSTLKSKDFNDKITKVTATIVLPTTTGPTTTTTTTTQSKTLTTTTTTTAATKRVVAGTAESGRELKSLTTFATTTTKPTITDIVSTKPAVSTTMASIAASSNVPPTTTTFAVTMLPSVTTTATKPTAMISKTTTTPTTLAATLATKTQTTTVATVANCITKPPTSTTTMTTTATTAVSTKSNDQIINKTSAAIKTTTSATLATANMKPTTTAIVVNSNNNKLPATSINVKAYTTASATTAAAAAVTNQTTTTAVKPQTVLSSISLAKTTVLTKPQTTTTATTAASAAKPQTVVSTTSLGKTTATTQAATKADTTTSSTKPQTPTTVPLTTTKTHTTKPQTPTTAASLAAKTTIAATIMTTSGAKPQTISAAKITTAATTKPQIAAQVTKPSTTTLSTSVTLATTTQNNAKSPTTSTAKTLTSSIQQQQQKAVTTASATTAASSSTTVTTSSTTATKASNVPTKIAKTTVVTANEKPISTTTIQKPTTLAINQQPATTITSLATSSSATTATAATTKQIPPPITTTTATTTKTSTSSTTTIPKTTK; this is encoded by the coding sequence ATGGTGGCCATAAAAACCGCCACAGTCTCTTCACGCTTGCCGGGTCCCAGCATATTAAAGGCTAGTAAAACAGCCGACAATGGCAAGCCTCCGCCGGAGAAAAGCCCCAGCAAACAGCCTTTAATACAAGCGGAGCTAAGACCCAATGATAGTGTGGTCTCATTTCTAAATGAAAAGACCTCGACTTTAAAATCCAAAGattttaatgataaaataaCCAAAGTAACTGCCACAATAGTGTTGCCCACCACAACAGGGCCCACCACCactacaacaactacaacacaaTCTAAAACTCTAACAACCACAACCACAACGACAGCGGCGACAAAGCGAGTAGTTGCTGGCACAGCTGAAAGTGGACGAGAACTTAAAAGCTTAACCACCTTTGCTACCACCACAACTAAACCTACCATTACCGATATAGTAAGTACAAAACCAGCTGTTAGCACCACCATGGCCAGCATTGCCGCAAGCAGTAATGTACCACCCACTACAACCACATTTGCGGTTACAATGTTGCCTTCGGTCACCACAACGGCTACAAAACCCACAGCCATGATAAGTAAAACCACAACAACACCTACAACTCTAGCTGCAACACTAGCTACAAAAACACAAACCACAACAGTGGCTACAGTAGCCAACTGTATAACGAAACCTCCAACTTCCACGACGACGATGACGACTACAGCTACAACAGCTGTatcaacaaaatcaaatgatcaaattataaataaaacaagtgcTGCCATTAAAACTACAACTTCAGCTACATTAGCTACGGCAAATATGAAACCTACTACTACAGCAATTGTAGtgaatagtaataataataaattgcctGCAACTAGTATAAACGTTAAAGCTTATACCACAGCATCGgctacaacagcagcagcagcagcagtgaCAAATCAAACCACAACTACAGCAGTTAAGCCACAAACTGTATTAAGCTCTATATCATTAGCAAAAACAACGGTTTTAACAAAACCACAAACTACAactacagcaacaacagcagcctCAGCGGCAAAACCACAAACTGTAGTAAGCACAACTTCATTAGgtaaaacaacagcaactacaCAGGCAGCTACAAAAGCTGACACTACAACTTCCAGCACCAAACCACAAACTCCAACAACAGTCCCACTCACTACTACAAAAACTCACACCACCAAACCACAAACTCCAACGACTGCCGCAAGCTTAGCGGCTAAGACAACAATAGCAGCCACAATTATGACAACTTCTGGAGCTAAACCACAAACAATATCAGCAGCAAAAATTACCACAGCAGCAACCACAAAACCACAAATTGCTGCACAAGTAACAAAACCTAGTACTACCACATTAAGCACAAGTGTTACTTTAGCAACAACTAcacaaaataatgcaaaatctCCAACAACTTCCACAGCAAAAACCTTAACGTCttcaatacaacaacaacaacaaaaagctgTAACTACAGCAAGCGCTACAACGGCTGCATCATCATCAACCACTGTCACCACATCATCCACTACAGCTACAAAAGCTTCCAATGTGCCAACAAAAATTGCCAAAACTACAGTTGTTACAGCTAATGAGAAACCCATTAGCAccacaacaatacaaaaaccaacaacattAGCTATTAACCAGCAACCAGCCACTACAATAACTTCCTTGGCAACATCATCCTCAGCCACAACGGCAACAGCAGCTACTACAAAACAAATACCACCACCTATCACCaccacaacagcaacaacaacaaaaacctcAACGTCATCCACAACAACAATACCCAAAACTACAAAGTAG
- the Hsdl2 gene encoding hydroxysteroid dehydrogenase-like protein 2, whose translation MINTGKLAGRTLFITGASRGIGKAIALKAARDGANIVVAAKTAEPHPKLPGTIYSAAEEIEKAGGKAHPCIVDVRDENAVRSAVQEAVAKFGGIDILVNNASAISLTGTLQTDMKRFDLMQQINTRGTFLVSKECLPYLMKSNHAHILNLSPPLNMNPKWFAPHVAYTMAKYGMSMCVLGMSEEFRDKGIAVNALWPRTAIQTAAIEMLTGPESSKWSRKPEIVSDAAYAILIKEPKEATGKFFIDDEVLQANGVTDIKQYACDPSAADKLMMDFFLDEPTYTSLDQPPASSATSSSAASSGTIPALFNKIESLLSAEIVGKTQAVYEFNITGTEKGTWFLDLKNGTGSCGQGAAPCQADAVLTMKDKNFSDMFAGKLKAAPAFMTGKLKISGDLQKAMKLEKLMKALKSKL comes from the coding sequence ATGATCAACACCGGTAAATTAGCAGGCAGAACATTGTTCATTACTGGAGCTTCCAGAGGTATTGGCAAGGCTATTGCCCTTAAGGCCGCCCGTGATGGTGCTAATATTGTGGTAGCTGCCAAGACTGCTGAACCTCATCCCAAATTACCGGGAACAATTTACTCAGCAGCCGAGGAAATCGAAAAGGCTGGCGGTAAGGCTCATCCTTGTATTGTAGATGTAAGAGATGAAAATGCGGTGCGTTCTGCTGTGCAGGAGGCAGTCGCCAAGTTTGGTGGCATTGATATATTGGTAAATAACGCCAGTGCTATTTCCTTGACCGGCACTTTGCAAACAGACATGAAGAGATTCGATTTGATGCAGCAAATTAATACCCGCGGCACATTTTTAGTTTCCAAAGAGTGTTTGCCCTATTTGATGAAATCGAATCATGCTCATATTTTAAACCTTTCACCTCCATTGAATATGAACCCTAAGTGGTTTGCTCCCCATGTGGCATACACCATGGCCAAGTATGGCATGTCTATGTGTGTTTTGGGCATGAGCGAAGAATTCCGTGATAAAGGCATTGCTGTAAATGCCCTGTGGCCACGTACCGCTATACAGACGGCAGCCATTGAGATGTTAACCGGTCCTGAGAGCTCCAAATGGTCACGCAAGCCAGAAATTGTCTCTGATGCTGCTTATGCCATTTTGATCAAGGAGCCTAAAGAGGCCACTGGTAAATTCTTTATTGATGATGAGGTTTTGCAGGCCAATGGTGTTACCGATATCAAGCAATATGCTTGCGATCCCAGTGCGGCCGATAAATTGATGATGGACTTCTTTTTGGACGAACCCACATACACCTCATTGGACCAACCACCAGCCTCTAGTGCCACCAGCTCTTCAGCTGCATCGTCTGGTACAATTCCTGCGCTATTCAACAAAATTGAATCCTTGTTGTCTGCCGAAATTGTGGGCAAAACTCAGGCTGTTTATGAATTCAATATCACCGGTACTGAGAAGGGTACCTGGTTTTTGGATTTGAAAAATGGTACAGGCTCTTGTGGTCAGGGAGCTGCCCCCTGTCAAGCTGATGCCGTGCTCACAATGAAGGACAAAAACTTCTCCGACATGTTTGCTGGCAAATTGAAGGCTGCTCCTGCCTTCATGACTGGTAAATTGAAAATCTCTGGAGATTTGCAAAAGGCCATGAAATTGGAAAAACTCATGAAAGCTTTGAAATCGAAAttgtaa
- the Snap29 gene encoding synaptosomal-associated protein 29, translated as MANNYLQPVNDHFGFSNTRLDDVDDDIFLNHSRSRTPLSEQGAVGGIGRSTNPFDEDPEEYQRQILEERRRHIEARSLESTQKSLGLLYETEEVGKATAVELAKQREQLERTTKQLDDINASLRFSQRHLNGLKSVFGGLKNYLSGNREQQPPANAAAAATTSRSPSGSQISQMADYSKPTNSMSNIVQHPKSPTEKYDNHPITRLRDDSSMQQQRMQQQHQRRNNPFEAQLEANLEEMCGNLSRLKGLATDLGQEIESQNELLDNMNYKMEDVDIKLSKQNKDIYKLLGNK; from the coding sequence atggccAATAACTATTTACAGCCTGTCAATGATCATTTTGGTTTTAGCAACACAAGGCTGGACGATGTAGACGATGATATATTCCTAAACCACTCTAGATCTCGTACTCCCTTATCGGAACAAGGTGCTGTGGGTGGTATAGGTCGCAGCACTAATCCCTTTGATGAAGATCCAGAAGAGTACCAAAGACAGATATTAGAGGAAAGACGTCGTCATATTGAAGCACGTAGTCTGGAATCAACACAAAAGAGTTTGGGTCTACTCTATGAAACGGAGGAAGTTGGCAAGGCCACTGCCGTTGAACTGGCCAAGCAAAGGGAACAATTAGAAAGAACTACCAAACAGTTGGATGACATAAATGCCTCGCTTAGATTTAGTCAACGTCATTTGAATGGCTTGAAAAGTGTTTTTGGTGGTTTGAAAAATTATCTATCAGGAAATCGTGAACAACAGCCACCAGCCAATGCTGCTGCCGCTGCTACTACTTCACGTTCACCCAGCGGTAGTCAAATATCTCAGATGGCAGACTATTCTAAACCCACAAATAGTATGAGTAATATAGTGCAACATCCTAAATCGCCCACTGAAAAATACGACAATCATCCCATAACCCGTTTACGTGATGATTCATCTATGCAGCAGCAGCGCATGCAGCAGCAACATCAGCGACGCAACAATCCCTTCGAGGCCCAATTGGAGGCCAATCTGGAGGAGATGTGTGGCAATCTGTCACGTTTAAAGGGTTTGGCCACCGATTTAGGTCAAGAAATTGAATCGCAAAACGAATTACTCGATAATATGAATTACAAAATGGAAGATGTGGATATAAAATTAAGCAAGCAGAATAAGGACATATATAAGTTGTTGggtaataagtaa